The Methanosarcina acetivorans C2A genome includes the window GGTTCGGCCACAATTTCTTCGATGGTCATCATATGGCTCAGGGAATCATAAGGGTCCTGAAAAATCACCTGGACTTCAGGTTTCCTTAATCCGCCGTTCCCGTCTTTCAGGCCGGCAAAGGATATGACTCCTGATGTTGGTTTCAGGAGACCAAGTATTAATTTAGCCAGAGTAGTCTTGCCACTTCCGCTTTCTCCTATAATTCCAAGTATCCTGTTTTTTTCCACGGAAAGAGACACACCATCAAGAGCGGTGACAGACGAACTGCCTTTAAATAACCTTTTACTCTTGAACTCCTTTGTGACATTGGCAACCCTGACAAGTTCATTTTCGTTCATTTTCATCCCTCAACATGACATAGGTGACACGACACCCTGGCCCTGCCAGTACATTCGGGAGGTTTTTTCTCCCTGCAAAGCTCGAAACTCCTTTCACATCTTTCCAGAAATTCACATCCCTGATACACTTTCAGGGTAGACGGAGGCCTGCCGGGTATACCCTTCACCCTTACAGGTTCGACCATGAGGGGTAACCTCGAACTTAACAATTTTTGTGTATACGGATGGCGTGGACTCCTCAGGATTTCTTCTTTCGTCCCTGTTTCCACGATTCGCCCTGCATACATTATGTAAATCCGGTCACAGATTCTGGAAATCGTGTGCAGGTCATGGGAAATAACAAGCAGGGAAGTATTTTTTTCCCGGGCCGTATTCTTCAACAGGTCTATGATTTGCAACTGGATCATTGCATCAAGGGCAGTAGTTGGCTCATCGGCAATGATCAGTTCAGGAGAGAGGAGCATGGAAAGAGCAATCATGAGCCTCTGGCGCTGTCCCCCGCTGAATTCATAGGGGAAAGCATTCATCCTTTCTGGGTCTATAGACACCAGGGAAAGCATATCACGGCTGAGAGCAAGCATTTCTTTTTCAGGCATGTCCACATGGGCCCGGATTGTCTCTATAAACTGTTTCTTAACACGGACAAGCGGGTTAAGCGCGTTCATGGAAGCCTGGGGTATAAATCCTATATGCCTGCCCCTGAGCTCACGCATTTTTTCCCTGTTGAGTTTCTGAAGATCCTCACCCATGAAGCGAATCTGCCCTGA containing:
- a CDS encoding ABC transporter ATP-binding protein, producing MPVLDIEGLTVDFTARMGTHHVLKNVNLRVERGEIVGLIGESGCGKSTLAMSVLDINTRNRHMSGQIRFMGEDLQKLNREKMRELRGRHIGFIPQASMNALNPLVRVKKQFIETIRAHVDMPEKEMLALSRDMLSLVSIDPERMNAFPYEFSGGQRQRLMIALSMLLSPELIIADEPTTALDAMIQLQIIDLLKNTAREKNTSLLVISHDLHTISRICDRIYIMYAGRIVETGTKEEILRSPRHPYTQKLLSSRLPLMVEPVRVKGIPGRPPSTLKVYQGCEFLERCERSFELCREKKPPECTGRARVSCHLCHVEG